Proteins from one Gimesia maris genomic window:
- a CDS encoding BON domain-containing protein yields the protein MKRYRKWVLTLGIMAVTPGITMAGPLDFFTKKSEQSSSTAVSGKVTQNQKVANEIADALRSARLTGYNMEIEYNKGVAVLSGKIPTAAQKAQATRLISRIDGVSRVDNRLEVTQVATNSAPATEAESQTSSLNPFRRTNEITQASAVDPFLKGSLKQAQFEQSVENRRSNIETVAYQAPAPRSAASAPSNQQMAEQLAKALGPALASAHEVEIRFKNGTAILQGAIGSPQEKQMATQIARKVPGVRAVENNLQVMQAAPQQTSMIQPTNYMNYQAPQPGPAGPPAMGPPAGYPGMAPQPGMGPANNVYNSPHLPESAWPTYANYPNYAQVAYPSEYSASAFPYIGPFYPYPQVPLGWRQAQLEWDDGSWKLNFRPRTDRWWWFMNPKNW from the coding sequence ATGAAACGGTATCGTAAGTGGGTCTTGACGCTGGGGATCATGGCGGTGACTCCCGGTATCACAATGGCCGGACCCTTGGATTTCTTCACAAAGAAATCTGAACAGTCTAGTTCGACCGCTGTATCGGGCAAAGTTACACAAAATCAGAAAGTGGCGAATGAAATCGCTGACGCTCTGAGATCAGCCCGGTTAACCGGTTACAACATGGAAATCGAGTACAATAAGGGTGTCGCCGTTCTGTCGGGTAAAATCCCAACGGCAGCTCAAAAAGCTCAGGCCACCAGATTGATCTCACGCATCGACGGTGTCTCAAGGGTCGATAATCGCCTGGAAGTCACACAAGTCGCAACTAATTCTGCTCCTGCCACAGAAGCAGAATCACAGACATCCAGCCTGAATCCTTTCCGTCGCACGAATGAGATTACTCAGGCGTCTGCGGTTGATCCTTTCCTGAAAGGCTCATTGAAACAGGCTCAATTTGAACAATCTGTTGAAAACAGACGTTCTAACATCGAAACAGTTGCCTACCAGGCTCCTGCACCTCGCAGTGCAGCCTCAGCCCCCAGCAACCAGCAGATGGCAGAACAACTGGCCAAAGCATTAGGGCCTGCCCTGGCTTCGGCTCATGAAGTCGAAATTCGCTTCAAAAACGGAACTGCCATCCTGCAGGGAGCAATTGGTTCTCCTCAGGAAAAACAGATGGCCACCCAGATTGCTCGAAAGGTTCCGGGAGTCCGGGCTGTAGAAAACAACCTGCAGGTCATGCAGGCTGCTCCTCAGCAGACTTCCATGATTCAGCCGACGAACTACATGAATTACCAGGCTCCACAACCTGGTCCTGCCGGTCCTCCCGCTATGGGACCTCCTGCAGGATATCCAGGAATGGCTCCTCAACCAGGTATGGGACCCGCGAACAATGTTTACAACAGTCCTCACCTGCCGGAATCTGCCTGGCCAACCTATGCCAACTACCCTAACTACGCACAGGTAGCTTACCCAAGTGAGTATTCTGCCAGTGCCTTCCCTTACATCGGACCGTTCTACCCCTATCCACAGGTTCCTCTGGGATGGCGACAGGCTCAGCTGGAATGGGATGATGGCTCATGGAAATTAAACTTCCGTCCGCGGACTGACCGCTGGTGGTGGTTCATGAATCCTAAGAACTGGTAA